The following are encoded together in the Roseivirga misakiensis genome:
- a CDS encoding S9 family peptidase — protein sequence MRKQLLTIWVLFLFASIATAQEKKPMSWQDIPTWKYMQGNSFRVSPDGQWIAYAIVASEADGELILKKLSEPDSLAKSFPIGSTTFPSIQFSDDSKWIAFKEYPKFSQRQANKGPRSKPLRDKLSLLELGTDEKKTFENVISFSFNNEQASQLAINLAKDGNSKARGSDLLIYHLNADKSQNIGNVTEFRFNKSGSHLAYVVDAANKTGNGIYLMDMASNSTQILDSDDAAYKFINWTEKGEAFAALKMVEDKKYKQPHGKVVGVKNLKKPQITLYDAQKDTTGFDQSYTISGNRRPMWSEDLTRLFYGIHPLELVKKPSPKKELDKDSMKLAQAKAVEKIMADTSLKSIADLQKAIAKVDAKKGKPKKKANVDQPDMTIWHWNDSRLQSRQQVTERQDKNYSMWAMYDVASAKHTALQDESMKSLSIFPKHLYAIGSDNQNYELDINLDGQRYSDFYLVDLKTGTRKELFTKFYLPSFWSNPSPSTDGTKFIYAEDGHYFVHDIIKGSTTNITENLPVTFVDVEDDHNVEKPMVGVLGWSSDSKYVLLRDGWDIWQVPLQGKAKPVNLTQNGRKEGIRYQYRFGLDPEEKGIDLTKTVYLRTYGEWNKKSGVATLSPTKKSGLKPGATSLIWEDANIGNLRKAKNADVVFFGKQTFNTPPEMFMTDLSLSSPKQVTKNTPDADKYAWSEGTQLVDYVTDKGDSLQGALFLPANYEKGKKYPTVVYYYEKLSQTRHNWSNPSFGGTGWNPTMYTSNGYAVFIPDIVYKLDDPGMSAVWAVLPAVKAAIATGVIDADNIGIHGHSWGGYQTSFLITQTDMFKAAAAGAPLTNMVSMYDLIYWNSGGGNMSIFEASQGRFRGAPWENWDSYLRNSPVYHVKKVNTPLLMLHNDKDGAVDFTQGIEYYSALRRLKKPVVLVQYKGENHGLRKLENRKDYSVRMMEFFDHHLKGHKAPDWLDKGINKLDLKEHLEKRSF from the coding sequence ATGCGCAAACAACTTTTAACAATTTGGGTGCTTTTCTTATTCGCTAGCATTGCGACAGCCCAAGAAAAAAAGCCTATGTCTTGGCAAGATATTCCGACTTGGAAATACATGCAGGGCAATAGCTTTAGAGTATCTCCTGATGGCCAATGGATAGCCTATGCTATCGTTGCTTCTGAAGCTGATGGAGAACTTATCCTAAAAAAATTATCCGAACCTGACTCTTTGGCAAAGTCTTTCCCAATAGGGTCAACTACTTTTCCATCTATTCAATTCAGTGATGATAGTAAATGGATCGCTTTCAAAGAATACCCGAAATTTAGCCAAAGACAAGCCAACAAAGGACCGAGAAGTAAACCTTTAAGAGATAAGTTGAGCTTGTTAGAATTGGGTACCGATGAGAAGAAAACATTCGAAAATGTGATTAGTTTCTCATTCAATAACGAGCAGGCTTCTCAGCTCGCGATTAATCTCGCCAAAGATGGCAATAGCAAAGCAAGAGGTTCTGACCTTTTGATTTACCATTTAAATGCCGATAAATCTCAAAACATCGGAAATGTGACAGAATTCCGATTCAATAAGTCTGGTAGTCACCTTGCTTATGTGGTTGACGCGGCGAATAAAACTGGTAATGGCATCTATCTTATGGATATGGCGAGCAATAGCACGCAAATCTTAGATTCTGACGATGCAGCCTATAAGTTTATCAACTGGACTGAAAAAGGTGAAGCTTTTGCTGCACTCAAAATGGTCGAGGACAAAAAATATAAGCAGCCTCACGGTAAAGTAGTTGGAGTAAAAAATTTAAAAAAGCCACAGATCACGCTTTATGACGCTCAAAAAGACACCACAGGTTTTGATCAGAGTTATACAATCAGTGGCAATCGAAGACCTATGTGGTCTGAAGATTTAACAAGGTTGTTTTATGGAATTCACCCTTTAGAGCTCGTCAAAAAGCCTTCGCCTAAAAAAGAGTTGGATAAGGATTCTATGAAGTTGGCTCAAGCCAAAGCAGTAGAAAAAATTATGGCAGATACATCGCTCAAGTCTATCGCAGACTTGCAAAAAGCGATCGCCAAGGTAGACGCTAAAAAAGGAAAACCTAAAAAGAAGGCCAATGTAGATCAACCAGATATGACCATTTGGCATTGGAACGATAGTAGACTTCAATCTCGTCAACAAGTAACTGAACGACAAGATAAGAACTACAGCATGTGGGCCATGTATGATGTAGCCTCTGCCAAGCACACTGCCCTTCAAGATGAAAGCATGAAGAGCTTGAGCATTTTCCCGAAACACTTGTACGCGATCGGTTCTGACAATCAAAACTATGAATTAGACATCAACTTAGATGGCCAGCGATACAGTGACTTCTACCTAGTTGACTTAAAAACAGGTACGAGAAAAGAGTTATTCACTAAGTTTTATCTACCTTCTTTTTGGTCTAACCCTAGCCCTTCAACAGATGGCACTAAGTTCATTTATGCTGAAGATGGACACTATTTCGTGCATGACATTATCAAAGGTAGCACGACTAATATCACTGAAAACCTACCCGTTACTTTTGTTGATGTTGAAGACGATCACAACGTAGAAAAGCCAATGGTAGGCGTTTTGGGTTGGAGTTCTGACAGTAAATATGTTTTACTGAGAGATGGCTGGGATATTTGGCAAGTGCCTCTACAAGGAAAGGCTAAACCAGTGAACTTGACTCAAAACGGCAGAAAAGAAGGCATTCGCTATCAGTACAGATTCGGTTTAGACCCAGAAGAGAAAGGAATCGATCTAACAAAAACGGTTTACTTGAGAACTTACGGCGAATGGAATAAGAAAAGCGGAGTTGCTACTCTTTCACCAACTAAGAAAAGTGGTTTAAAGCCAGGCGCAACATCATTAATTTGGGAAGACGCTAACATTGGTAACCTTAGAAAAGCGAAAAATGCTGATGTAGTTTTCTTCGGCAAACAAACTTTCAATACACCTCCTGAAATGTTTATGACTGATCTGTCGCTTTCTTCGCCAAAGCAGGTGACTAAGAACACGCCAGATGCCGATAAATATGCATGGTCTGAAGGAACGCAATTAGTAGATTATGTTACAGACAAAGGAGACTCCCTCCAAGGTGCATTGTTCCTTCCTGCTAACTATGAAAAAGGCAAGAAGTACCCTACGGTAGTTTACTATTATGAGAAACTATCTCAGACTCGGCATAACTGGTCAAACCCATCGTTTGGTGGTACAGGCTGGAATCCAACAATGTACACAAGCAATGGCTACGCGGTATTTATTCCAGACATTGTTTATAAGCTAGATGACCCAGGAATGTCAGCAGTATGGGCTGTACTTCCTGCGGTAAAAGCGGCGATTGCTACTGGCGTTATCGATGCTGATAATATTGGAATTCACGGTCATTCATGGGGTGGTTATCAAACATCATTTTTGATCACACAAACCGATATGTTTAAGGCAGCAGCGGCTGGAGCGCCTCTGACTAACATGGTCTCTATGTATGATTTAATCTACTGGAATTCAGGAGGAGGAAACATGTCGATTTTCGAAGCCTCTCAAGGTAGATTCAGAGGTGCACCTTGGGAAAACTGGGATTCTTACCTAAGAAATAGCCCTGTATATCATGTTAAAAAGGTGAATACCCCGCTACTGATGCTTCATAATGATAAGGATGGTGCCGTTGATTTTACACAGGGAATCGAATATTACTCTGCACTAAGAAGGTTGAAGAAACCAGTTGTCCTTGTACAGTATAAAGGAGAAAATCATGGACTTAGAAAGCTAGAAAACCGAAAGGATTATAGCGTAAGGATGATGGAATTTTTCGATCACCACTTGAAAGGCCATAAAGCTCCAGATTGGTTGGACAAAGGAATAAATAAACTGGACCTGAAAGAGCATTTAGAGAAAAGAAGCTTCTAG
- a CDS encoding ABC transporter substrate-binding protein produces MKQKNYFFLFLILSSITTSIAQTNKGSAYVQVETRSLEELYAEALKEGGEFVLRAGGDKSDQIDYYLDMFKARFPKLKVTHSVDVSINHAPRYDNARAAGGEKNIPDVIQFQTLHRFTYYTEQGYLDIYKPKNWDKVFPDYKDPHGHWTGLYGVTFSNYVNTDIIPESKAPRDALDYLDPALKGKVILTYPHDDDAVLYQFWNLKEMYGWEYLEKLVATEPVWTRGTAMPYVAINNGWYAASFTTFWAFEPIPGLNTKFIIPENDYFLTWFQAAGIPTQAKHKAAAKLYLNWMLSEEFQAKWLQFPVRRDVKAPADYQSVHHHNTSPADFHRWLLKRDIVERFRMQMLHLIGPVIGPTPIDIDYSVKPERN; encoded by the coding sequence ATGAAACAGAAAAACTATTTCTTTTTATTTCTTATTCTGAGTTCCATTACCACCTCCATCGCTCAAACCAACAAGGGTTCGGCATACGTTCAGGTTGAAACCCGATCTCTTGAAGAGCTTTACGCTGAGGCGTTGAAAGAGGGTGGTGAATTTGTTCTTAGAGCGGGGGGTGATAAGTCTGACCAAATAGATTATTACCTCGATATGTTTAAGGCACGGTTTCCGAAGTTGAAAGTTACACATAGTGTAGATGTGAGTATCAATCATGCCCCGCGCTACGATAATGCGCGTGCAGCAGGCGGAGAAAAAAATATTCCGGATGTAATTCAATTTCAAACCTTACATCGGTTTACCTATTATACAGAGCAGGGTTATTTAGACATTTACAAACCTAAAAACTGGGATAAGGTATTTCCTGACTATAAGGATCCCCATGGACATTGGACTGGTTTATATGGAGTGACTTTTTCCAATTATGTCAATACCGATATTATTCCGGAAAGCAAGGCCCCAAGAGATGCTTTGGATTATTTAGACCCAGCTTTGAAGGGTAAAGTCATATTGACGTACCCGCACGATGATGACGCAGTATTATACCAGTTTTGGAACCTTAAGGAAATGTATGGCTGGGAGTATTTAGAAAAGCTAGTTGCTACCGAGCCTGTCTGGACCCGAGGTACAGCCATGCCATATGTAGCCATCAATAATGGTTGGTATGCGGCAAGTTTTACTACTTTTTGGGCATTCGAACCTATTCCGGGTCTCAATACAAAGTTTATAATTCCTGAAAATGATTACTTCCTTACTTGGTTTCAAGCAGCTGGTATTCCAACTCAAGCAAAACACAAAGCCGCGGCTAAACTTTACTTGAATTGGATGCTTTCCGAAGAATTTCAAGCAAAGTGGTTACAATTTCCTGTTCGAAGAGATGTAAAAGCTCCAGCAGACTATCAGTCGGTGCACCATCATAATACCTCACCCGCTGATTTTCATCGTTGGTTATTAAAAAGAGATATTGTGGAACGATTTCGAATGCAAATGCTACATCTGATTGGCCCAGTAATAGGACCAACCCCTATTGATATTGATTATAGCGTCAAACCTGAACGTAATTAA
- a CDS encoding luciferase domain-containing protein, whose translation MNIKMTLGNMPIREGVRPKTTDTNPHTQLTQQPSDTSFIEALSDWAFELSDIQKEPSAISVPGAMAMCMDADHVCDRCNAFMIGTEFAHFHPKPDYSLHLGLPERDAEVIILNGWGEWHPLIERGILPPNIIMMYAPRNQEELNVSKFILGRSYAFAKGDLK comes from the coding sequence ATGAATATAAAAATGACACTTGGCAATATGCCAATCAGAGAAGGCGTCAGGCCAAAGACGACAGATACCAACCCTCATACTCAACTGACTCAACAACCCAGCGATACTTCATTTATAGAAGCATTATCTGATTGGGCATTTGAGTTGAGCGATATTCAAAAGGAGCCCAGTGCCATCTCAGTTCCTGGTGCGATGGCCATGTGTATGGATGCTGATCACGTTTGTGATCGCTGTAATGCTTTTATGATTGGAACTGAGTTTGCACATTTTCACCCCAAACCAGACTATAGCCTTCATTTGGGATTGCCAGAAAGAGATGCGGAGGTAATTATACTTAATGGTTGGGGCGAGTGGCATCCTTTGATTGAAAGAGGTATTCTGCCACCAAACATAATCATGATGTACGCTCCGAGAAACCAAGAGGAATTGAATGTGTCCAAGTTCATTCTAGGCCGATCCTATGCCTTTGCAAAAGGAGATCTCAAATAG
- a CDS encoding winged helix-turn-helix transcriptional regulator — MNKGEDFIEIQAVLDAFEIIGGKWKFPILYSLCKGKKRFKELEADLQGVSSRALSNALKDLEINGLVSRAAFPTVPVKVEYSLTEYGYELEPVIESIRTWGKQHRKRIFRQP, encoded by the coding sequence ATGAATAAAGGAGAAGACTTTATAGAAATACAGGCCGTATTGGACGCGTTTGAAATCATTGGAGGGAAATGGAAGTTTCCAATTCTCTACAGCCTTTGTAAAGGTAAAAAGAGGTTTAAAGAGTTGGAGGCCGACCTTCAAGGTGTATCTTCTAGAGCACTTTCCAATGCACTAAAGGATTTAGAAATTAATGGTTTGGTTTCTAGAGCAGCATTTCCTACTGTCCCGGTCAAGGTAGAATACAGTTTAACAGAATATGGATATGAGTTGGAGCCAGTTATAGAATCTATCAGAACTTGGGGTAAACAACATAGGAAGAGAATTTTCCGACAACCCTAA
- a CDS encoding PadR family transcriptional regulator, whose product MIHENISQQEEIVLLGVGSLEPDAYAYALQLEIKEQAHLSWSIGTIHTILYRLENKGLLDSEMGGSSQKRGGRSKRLYKLSAKGLKMLEQIQLTRQSMWAKLSTNRL is encoded by the coding sequence ATGATTCATGAAAATATTAGTCAGCAAGAGGAAATTGTTCTTCTAGGCGTAGGTAGCCTTGAACCTGACGCTTATGCCTATGCCCTACAACTAGAAATAAAGGAACAAGCGCACCTGAGTTGGTCCATTGGTACTATTCATACCATACTATACCGATTGGAAAACAAAGGGCTCTTAGATTCCGAAATGGGTGGTTCTTCTCAGAAAAGAGGCGGAAGGAGCAAAAGGCTATATAAGCTCAGTGCCAAAGGGCTTAAAATGCTAGAGCAAATTCAGTTGACCAGACAATCCATGTGGGCCAAACTTTCAACTAATCGATTATAA
- a CDS encoding FtsX-like permease family protein yields the protein MPSPKPPKYAKKLLTYFCSDDWATELVGDLEEQFYDNVARNGSKSAKRQYWWEVFRLMRPHIFKKTHKSSRVMMTKNHIKITYRNLVKNKSYTLINLGGMSLAFAFALAIFAYVSHETSYDRYHSNADKVFRVTQRLQNNNGYDIHWARVNLPYINELEEYAPEVDALVRFQSFRPRRVVVNEQKFMESNAFAVDPRVFDVLDLNLLQGDKDALTEPQTVVLTESIAYKYFGNQNPMGQTIDIYDEITGMKLGHKVTGIIQDQPSNTHLPITFLSSINSVDERQGWAYIYLLLNQNSNVASLNAKLPEFVMEKDDGGGEGLTLNLQPITDIHLHSNLSRELKANSNSSYITLFSIVAVFLVLISSVNFANLSIVKSLSRSKEVGVRRVLGSGKGQLYSLFLVEAFVLIGTSLVIAMAIYLAISPWLTSLTGFQLSIDWTSVALSGLGLIFLIALFSSIYPARIVMRYALGSSLRGKVDSLPKHTRFKKSLIGLQFLIALTLLSGTLILQRQFSFLTSRQLGYDQERLLAIDNIPREVKASYEVFKTELLNLNGIKDVSAVMELPSRPIKDEGRVVITGRPENEAYTADIQVLDFNGLDVLGIDLLAGSNIPESTKSQPRLPSLEEDLQAFLTNKRRAYLINESALKTFGWSTPEEAINQQISWAIGSFNLGQAPIVGVVKDFHQESLHAAIDPVVFAYEPIWLNNILIKTTSEDYPALIGKIEKVWDEMYPELPIKLIFADQEVDRLYQAEQVQRTLMMAFSFIAMLITLLGFYSIVSYNLERRLKEMGIRKVLGANLKNLFNLLGKEYVLIALASLLLAIPLIWSFGRKWLEAYTYRIEINGTSILISFGFLTLVLLSTLVFQIIKLNKRNPVEVLKAE from the coding sequence TTGCCTAGTCCAAAGCCACCTAAATACGCCAAGAAGCTCCTCACCTACTTTTGCTCTGATGACTGGGCGACTGAGCTAGTTGGTGATTTGGAAGAACAATTCTATGATAACGTGGCGCGAAACGGATCAAAAAGTGCAAAACGACAATACTGGTGGGAAGTATTTCGGTTAATGCGACCCCATATTTTTAAGAAAACTCATAAAAGCTCTCGTGTGATGATGACCAAAAACCACATCAAAATTACTTATCGAAACTTAGTCAAGAATAAATCTTATACTTTGATTAACCTTGGGGGTATGTCACTGGCATTTGCCTTTGCATTGGCCATATTCGCTTACGTATCACACGAAACAAGCTACGATCGCTATCACTCCAATGCCGATAAGGTATTCCGTGTAACACAGAGGTTACAAAACAATAATGGTTATGATATACACTGGGCGCGTGTAAATCTTCCTTATATCAATGAACTTGAAGAATATGCCCCTGAAGTAGACGCCTTAGTACGATTTCAGTCATTTCGGCCTAGAAGAGTAGTCGTAAATGAACAGAAATTCATGGAATCTAATGCCTTCGCTGTTGATCCAAGAGTGTTCGACGTGTTAGATCTCAATTTATTGCAAGGTGATAAAGACGCCCTAACGGAACCGCAAACAGTCGTTTTGACCGAATCTATCGCCTACAAATATTTTGGTAACCAAAATCCGATGGGCCAGACCATAGATATCTATGATGAAATCACTGGGATGAAATTAGGTCATAAGGTGACAGGAATTATTCAGGATCAACCTTCGAATACTCACCTACCGATCACTTTTTTGAGTTCAATTAACAGTGTCGACGAACGCCAAGGTTGGGCATACATCTATCTGCTGCTCAATCAAAATAGCAATGTAGCGTCGCTGAATGCCAAGCTACCCGAATTCGTGATGGAAAAAGATGATGGCGGCGGAGAAGGCCTCACCTTGAATTTGCAACCCATCACCGATATACATCTGCACTCCAATTTGAGTAGAGAACTAAAAGCCAATAGTAACTCTTCCTACATCACCTTATTCAGTATTGTAGCTGTTTTTCTAGTCCTTATTTCATCAGTCAATTTTGCCAACTTGAGTATTGTTAAATCACTCTCAAGATCGAAAGAAGTAGGTGTTAGAAGGGTTTTAGGTTCTGGTAAAGGACAATTGTACAGCCTCTTCCTTGTGGAAGCATTTGTACTAATCGGCACTAGCCTTGTAATCGCTATGGCCATTTATCTGGCTATTAGCCCATGGCTAACTTCTCTCACTGGATTCCAATTATCTATAGACTGGACGAGCGTGGCCTTAAGTGGTTTAGGTTTAATCTTTTTAATCGCGCTCTTCTCTTCCATTTATCCAGCAAGAATTGTTATGCGATACGCGCTCGGTTCATCCCTGAGAGGAAAAGTTGACTCACTCCCTAAACATACTAGATTTAAAAAATCGCTCATTGGCTTACAGTTTTTGATCGCACTTACTTTACTTTCTGGCACCCTAATACTTCAAAGACAGTTCTCTTTTTTAACAAGCCGCCAGTTAGGTTACGACCAAGAACGACTCTTGGCGATTGACAATATCCCTAGAGAAGTCAAAGCATCTTATGAAGTATTCAAAACAGAGTTGTTGAACTTAAATGGTATCAAAGATGTGAGTGCCGTTATGGAACTACCTTCCAGACCCATTAAAGATGAAGGCCGTGTGGTGATCACTGGCAGACCGGAAAACGAAGCTTATACTGCTGATATTCAGGTGTTAGATTTCAATGGACTGGATGTTTTAGGGATCGATCTCTTGGCAGGTTCTAACATACCTGAAAGCACCAAAAGCCAACCTCGTTTACCAAGTTTGGAGGAGGATTTACAAGCTTTTTTAACCAACAAAAGAAGGGCTTATTTAATTAACGAAAGCGCCCTCAAAACTTTCGGTTGGTCTACTCCAGAAGAAGCCATTAATCAACAAATTAGTTGGGCTATAGGCTCGTTCAACTTGGGTCAAGCACCCATTGTAGGTGTGGTTAAAGATTTTCACCAAGAGAGCTTACATGCTGCTATTGACCCTGTAGTTTTTGCCTATGAACCTATTTGGTTAAATAATATTCTAATCAAAACCACTTCCGAAGACTATCCTGCTTTAATCGGAAAAATCGAAAAAGTTTGGGATGAAATGTACCCAGAACTACCCATTAAACTCATTTTTGCCGATCAGGAAGTTGACCGACTTTATCAGGCAGAGCAAGTTCAAAGAACATTAATGATGGCATTCTCTTTCATTGCTATGCTGATCACACTTCTGGGCTTTTACAGCATAGTTTCTTACAACTTAGAAAGAAGACTCAAAGAAATGGGGATTCGAAAAGTTCTTGGGGCGAACTTAAAGAACCTTTTCAACCTACTAGGAAAGGAATATGTGCTGATCGCGCTGGCGAGTCTTCTTCTAGCCATCCCTTTGATTTGGTCATTTGGCAGAAAGTGGCTCGAAGCATACACATACCGCATTGAAATTAATGGCACTAGCATCCTTATTTCATTCGGCTTCCTGACACTTGTGCTACTTTCAACTTTAGTCTTTCAGATTATCAAATTGAATAAGAGAAACCCAGTTGAAGTATTGAAGGCGGAGTGA